The nucleotide sequence GTCAGCGAGTTTTCGCTGCCAATCATCTTGGCCCGGTAAGCGTTGACGTTTTGCCCCAAGAGGGTGACCTCTTTGACCCCTTGGTCTGCCAAACCGGCGACCTCAACCAGCACATCTTCAAATGGGCGCGACACCTCTTCGCCCCGTGTGTAGGGCACCACGCAGTAACTGCAGTACTTGGAGCAGCCTTCCATGATGCTCACAAAAGCGCTGGCGCCTTCGACCTTGGCGGGCGGCAGGTGATCAAACTTCTCAATTTCGGGGAAGCTGATGTCCACTTGCGGCTTGTTCAAAGCCTTGCGCGCGTTGAGAAGCTCAGGCAAACGGTGCAGGGTTTGGGGCCCAAACACCACGTCCACATACGGCGCCCGCGCAATGATGGCCGCACCTTCTTGGCTGGCTACGCAGCCGCCCACGCCAATTTGCACGCCCTTGGCTTTGAGGTGCTTGATACGGCCTAAATCTGAGAACACCTTTTCTTGGGCCTTTTCGCGTACGGAGCAGGTATTGAACAAAATGAGGTCGGCTTCGTCTACGTTTTGCGTGGGCTCATAGCCTTGGGCGGCGCCCAGAACGTCGGCCATCTTGTCGGAGTCGTACTCGTTCATTTGGCAGCCAAAGGTTTTGATGAAGACTTTTTTGGACATGGGGATGCTCACTTGCTATATGTTTAATAGTGGCTTGCGCAATAAAGATGGGCGCAATAGCCTGTTTTTCCCTTGGTGTGGACTTGCTGCGGTGAACTGAGGCACAGGCCTCACCCGGGGCTGTCGCACAAGCCTAGGGCGCTGGCGTTTTTTGCGCGATTTCCGCTGCGTTCAGAATCCACACTTCGTGGATCAGGCCCATCGGCTCACGCACATAGTTCACCACCACGCTTTTACCGACCAGGGAAGCCGACATGGTCAGCATGCGGGTGTCGCTCCAAATTCGCGCACCGGGCGAGAGGCGCTCTGTCTTTCCGTTCAGGGTCAGTTCCGGCGGCGCTGTGACCACCATGGTGGCGCGCTTCGCGGTGGCTGGGAAGGGGCGTACCGATTGGCTCACTTGGGCGAGCGCGGAGCCGACCAAGCAGGCCGTAAGGCCCAAGGCGGCGAACTGCCGAAACAAGATTCGGCGCGGTGTTGATGCAGGGCAGCGGTTCATGGTGTATGTCCAGAGGCTGTGGAGAAAAGGGGCGCATGGTACCACGGGGTTGCCGCACTACAATTTGACGCAGCAGCCCACTTAGGCTGCGCTAGGGGCAAACACAGTGTGAAGAAACTATTGCGAGGCTCGCATCTATCTGGATTTGTGCGCGGACTGGTTTTGCTGGTTTTGGTGCACATCGTGGGGACCTTGGGCTACCGCATCATCAGCGGCGGCACGGCCACGTGGGTCGACAGTTTCTATATGACGTTCATCACCGTGGCCACCATCGGCTATGGGGAGACGGTGGATCTGACTTTTCACCCCTATGGCCGCTTGTTCACCGTGGCCATTGCCGTGGTGGGCATTGGCACCATGAGCTATTTGTTCTCCACCTTCGTGGCTTTGCTCTTGGAGTCTGACCTGAATACGGCATTAAGGAAGAAACGCATGCAACATGAGATTTCGCGGCTGTCTGGGCACTACATTGTGTGCGGCATTGGGCGTGTGGGGACCAACGTAGGGCTAGAGTTGTTAAAAACCAAGCGCGATATGGTGGTGATTGAGAGCGACAAGCAGGCCCTAGATCGTTGGTTGGAGCACCACCCTGACGCCTTGTATTTGCACAGTGACGCAGCCGATGATGACACGCTCTTGGCCGCAGGCGTTACGTCGGCAGCCGGGGTATTTGCTGTGACGGGGGACGATAGCCACAACCTCATGGTGTCCCTTTCCGTCAAGTTGCTGAACAGCAAGGCACGCGTGGTAGCGCGATTGCACGATATTCGCAACGCCAATAAGGCTCGCAAAGCGGGGGCGGACGAAATTGTGTCGCCCGACTTCACCGGCGGCATGCGTATCGCCTCGGCCATGCTGCGCCCCCATGTGGTGAATTTCATGGACAAAATGCTGCACAGCGACGAAGGCTTGCGCGTGGAGGAGGTCGTCGTTCCGGCCCATATGCCACCGACCGCCTTGGGCAAACTGGTGCCGAAATCACGCGACTACGTGCTGATGGCCACGCATGAGCAGGGCAAATGGGTGTTTAACCCACCGGATGAGCATGTGCTGACACCAGGCGTTGCCTTGGTGCTGATGGCAACGCCGGGTGGGCGATTGCAACTGGAAAATGCGCTGAAGCCCTAGCGCAAGGAACGCCCGCAACGTGGGCAGAAACAAAAAAGCCCGCTAGACCAAGGGTTAGCAGGCTTTGTGTTGTGAACCGAAGTTCAGCAGTGTTTGGTGGTCGTAGGTGGATTTGAACCACCGACATCAGCATTATGAATGCTGCGCTCTAACCAACTGAGCTATACGACCGAAGCCAAGAATTATAGCAAAGTCTTTTTTGCTTTTCTATAGATTTTTGAATTCCGCCTGGCGTTTGTTTACAAAAGCGTCCATGCCTTCTTTTTGGTCAGCCGTGGCGAAGAGGGCGTGGAACAGGCGGCGCTCAAACATCAGACCGTCAGACAAGCCGCTCTCAAAGGCGCGGTTCACCGTTTCTTTGGTGGCCATGGTGGCAATTTGCGAGTAGCCGCTGATCAAAAGCGCGGCACCCAAGGCTTCGTCCAACAATTTTTCTACTGGCACCACGCGACTTACCAAGCCTGCGCGTTCTGCTTCCACGGCGTCCATCATCCGGCCGGTCAGTGCCAAGTCCATGGCTTTGGCCTTGCCCACCGCGCGTGGCAAGCGCTGCGTGCCGCCTGCGCCTGGAATGATGCCCAGCTTGATTTCGGGTTGTCCAAATTTGGCTGTGTCAGACGCGATGATGAAGTCGCACATCATGGCCAGCTCACACCCTCCGCCCAAGGCAAAGCCACTCACGGCGGCGATGA is from Rhodoferax aquaticus and encodes:
- a CDS encoding potassium channel family protein; the encoded protein is MKKLLRGSHLSGFVRGLVLLVLVHIVGTLGYRIISGGTATWVDSFYMTFITVATIGYGETVDLTFHPYGRLFTVAIAVVGIGTMSYLFSTFVALLLESDLNTALRKKRMQHEISRLSGHYIVCGIGRVGTNVGLELLKTKRDMVVIESDKQALDRWLEHHPDALYLHSDAADDDTLLAAGVTSAAGVFAVTGDDSHNLMVSLSVKLLNSKARVVARLHDIRNANKARKAGADEIVSPDFTGGMRIASAMLRPHVVNFMDKMLHSDEGLRVEEVVVPAHMPPTALGKLVPKSRDYVLMATHEQGKWVFNPPDEHVLTPGVALVLMATPGGRLQLENALKP
- a CDS encoding enoyl-CoA hydratase; this translates as MNYECITTRIEGDKVAIITLNRPKQLNALNDQLMDELGHALKTFDADASIGCMVITGSEKAFAAGADITAMAKFSFADAYKGDFITRNWETLRSVRKPVIAAVSGFALGGGCELAMMCDFIIASDTAKFGQPEIKLGIIPGAGGTQRLPRAVGKAKAMDLALTGRMMDAVEAERAGLVSRVVPVEKLLDEALGAALLISGYSQIATMATKETVNRAFESGLSDGLMFERRLFHALFATADQKEGMDAFVNKRQAEFKNL